From Rhodospirillales bacterium, one genomic window encodes:
- a CDS encoding FtsQ-type POTRA domain-containing protein produces the protein MSETKRSSPRPKVRRALKRKVALAFVLVLLAGAGVASYAAWRDGHAARIADRARVVAVAAAAEIGFRVDDVLVLGRAETPHADLLARLAVARGSPLFAFDADAARRRLEELPWVRRASVSRMWPATIVVRIEEREPLALWQHQGRFALIDRDGQVILRNGLERFNHLPVVVGEDAPLHARAILATLATEPDLMKRVTAAVRVGGRRWNVRMDGVVDVQLPEDDPAAAWRRLAEYERGQGVLGRDVRVLDLRLPDRLIVRTRGADKET, from the coding sequence ATGAGCGAAACCAAACGGTCAAGCCCGCGACCCAAGGTGCGCCGGGCGCTGAAGCGCAAAGTTGCGCTTGCGTTCGTCCTGGTCCTGCTCGCGGGCGCCGGCGTCGCCAGTTATGCCGCGTGGCGGGACGGCCACGCGGCGCGCATCGCCGATCGCGCGCGCGTCGTCGCCGTCGCCGCCGCGGCCGAAATCGGTTTCCGCGTCGACGACGTGCTGGTGTTGGGACGCGCCGAGACGCCCCACGCCGACCTGCTTGCCCGGCTCGCGGTCGCGCGCGGCTCGCCGCTGTTCGCCTTCGACGCCGATGCCGCCCGCCGCCGCCTGGAGGAATTGCCATGGGTGCGCCGCGCCAGCGTCAGCCGCATGTGGCCCGCGACGATCGTGGTGCGGATCGAGGAACGCGAGCCGTTGGCGCTGTGGCAGCACCAAGGCCGCTTCGCGCTGATCGACCGCGACGGCCAAGTTATTTTGCGAAACGGATTGGAGCGGTTCAATCACCTGCCAGTGGTGGTGGGCGAGGACGCGCCCCTCCACGCCCGCGCCATTCTCGCCACGCTCGCGACCGAGCCCGACCTGATGAAACGGGTGACGGCGGCGGTGCGCGTCGGCGGCCGGCGCTGGAACGTGCGCATGGACGGTGTCGTCGACGTGCAGTTGCCCGAAGACGATCCCGCCGCCGCGTGGAGGCGGCTCGCCGAATACGAACGCGGCCAGGGCGTGCTCGGCCGCGACGTGCGCGTGCTCGATTTGCGTTTGCCCGACCGCCTGATCGTCCGCACCCGCGGAGCCGACAAGGAAACCTGA